In Aequorivita sp. H23M31, a single window of DNA contains:
- a CDS encoding IS4 family transposase — MNKSKNFSGQPIIKQVLNFLDAKDIYRTAKKHNSDRYTKKFTTYDHLVTMIFAVISGCNSLREVTSIMLACEGKINHLGLRDFPKRSTLSDANKRRSAEVFADIYSGLYKRYHRFLSDSRTREPAIKGLKIVDSSTIALFSDILRGVGRNPLNGKKKGGIKMHTMINAMEDVPCLIKFSDAATHDHTFLKELDLKKGSYVVFDKGYVDYQQYEQWTLDGIYFVTRQKSNARYTSLEEFDIPDNVDDAVLKDEKITLADKEGNEFHLRRIAFWHQEKGKVYEFITNNYEVEADRITDIYKNRWQIETMFKRLKQNFPLKYFLGDNQNAIEIQIWVSLIIQLIMLVIQRKAQRSWAYSNMVSVIRYHLMTYIDLFKFLKNPDSKWEEITTKNIGQLSFFDP, encoded by the coding sequence ATGAACAAAAGTAAAAATTTCAGTGGACAACCTATTATCAAACAGGTTTTAAACTTCCTTGACGCCAAAGATATTTATCGGACAGCAAAGAAGCACAACAGCGACAGGTACACCAAAAAGTTCACGACCTATGATCACTTGGTTACGATGATATTCGCCGTTATCAGTGGCTGCAACTCACTTCGCGAAGTAACAAGCATAATGCTGGCGTGCGAGGGCAAGATCAACCATTTAGGGCTACGGGACTTTCCAAAACGCAGTACGTTGTCCGATGCCAACAAAAGAAGAAGTGCAGAGGTCTTTGCTGATATTTACTCTGGTCTCTATAAACGTTACCACCGGTTTTTATCGGACAGCAGAACCAGGGAGCCCGCCATAAAAGGCCTCAAAATAGTCGATTCCTCGACAATAGCGCTCTTTAGCGACATATTGAGGGGTGTTGGCCGGAACCCGCTCAACGGCAAGAAGAAGGGCGGGATAAAAATGCACACGATGATCAACGCCATGGAGGATGTTCCTTGTCTGATAAAATTTTCAGATGCCGCGACGCACGATCATACGTTTTTGAAAGAACTCGATCTAAAGAAGGGTTCCTATGTTGTCTTTGACAAAGGATACGTAGATTATCAGCAATACGAGCAATGGACGTTGGATGGCATCTACTTTGTGACCAGGCAAAAGAGCAATGCACGCTATACGAGCCTTGAAGAGTTTGATATTCCGGACAACGTGGACGATGCTGTCCTAAAGGATGAAAAAATAACGCTTGCCGATAAGGAAGGCAACGAATTCCACCTACGGCGGATAGCCTTTTGGCACCAGGAGAAGGGCAAGGTATATGAGTTCATCACCAACAACTATGAAGTGGAGGCCGACAGGATCACTGATATCTACAAAAATCGCTGGCAGATAGAGACCATGTTCAAACGCCTAAAACAGAACTTTCCCCTCAAATACTTTCTGGGCGACAACCAAAATGCAATAGAGATACAGATCTGGGTCAGTCTGATCATTCAACTCATAATGCTGGTAATACAAAGAAAGGCGCAGAGAAGTTGGGCATATTCAAATATGGTGTCTGTAATACGCTACCATTTGATGACCTACATCGATCTGTTCAAGTTCCTGAAAAACCCAGACTCCAAATGGGAAGAAATCACCACAAAAAACATTGGCCAATTGAGCTTTTTCGATCCTTAG
- a CDS encoding S41 family peptidase, giving the protein MKKYILVLFAAMFVGACQAQQQDKVQNLKTFAKAYGYVKYFHPSDEASEIDWNSFAAFGANEILKCNSTTEVIATLNNLFKPIAPSVVFSNTKQQYDISAITPSNTKVYKPAYWQHKGVSKDMNYQDGVYSSVRVNRFNEIDETGVFGNLALAIDPEQYKGKEIKYTGWVKLKEDSKGTGHLWLRVDKTDKTLGFFENMDNNPIKSNEWKQYEIVGKVDEAASGLYLGAFIKGKGGLFLDDVHLYYKENNEWIEIPIKNSDFEANSIGVKNEETSWTGSSKGYSYTVSNTESKEGKNCAVITYEGKGNKVKGKALFDSFPKFGELIEKEIGVGIFCQIPLNLYGNNENTYPKSKTLSSLQKHVKNASESLDYTSIYLGNVINTYNVFQHFYPYFNEVDVDWNKVLETALERSLNDKNDSDYLITLQKFTAPLRDGHIHVSGPKMDYYVPPIKWEWIEGKLVITQVNEEGLGIQIGDIVTKVNNQLSEDYFKEINSRISAGTEGWLNYRAQSTSLFGEKDEELIIEVNSKNIVLNKDKKYDYRDNDIAIQENTYKLLDGNIYYLNLDKIEMDTINALLPQLEQSKGIICDLRGYPNGNHDFISHLLKKKDTSTAWMRIPKIIYPDHEKIIGYEKDGWEIQPKKPYLGDKKVVFIIDGRSISYAESFMSFIEGYKLATIVGQPTAGTNGNINPFTLLRNFNISWTGMKVVKHDGSQHHGIGILPDIYVNKSIDGLKSGKDEFLEKALEVVLE; this is encoded by the coding sequence ATGAAAAAATATATTTTAGTATTATTTGCTGCAATGTTTGTGGGCGCATGTCAGGCACAACAACAGGATAAGGTTCAAAATTTAAAAACCTTTGCTAAAGCCTATGGTTACGTAAAATACTTTCATCCAAGTGATGAAGCTTCCGAAATAGATTGGAATAGTTTTGCTGCCTTTGGGGCTAACGAGATTTTAAAATGTAATTCTACAACTGAAGTCATAGCTACCCTAAACAACCTATTTAAACCTATTGCACCCAGTGTTGTGTTTTCTAATACCAAGCAGCAATATGATATTAGCGCCATTACACCCAGCAATACAAAAGTTTATAAACCGGCTTATTGGCAACATAAGGGGGTTTCCAAAGATATGAATTATCAGGATGGTGTTTATAGTAGTGTTAGGGTTAATCGGTTTAATGAAATTGATGAGACGGGGGTTTTCGGTAACCTAGCGTTAGCGATAGATCCAGAGCAATATAAAGGAAAGGAGATAAAATATACTGGGTGGGTAAAACTTAAGGAGGATTCCAAGGGTACGGGCCATTTATGGTTAAGAGTTGATAAGACTGATAAAACCTTAGGCTTTTTTGAGAATATGGATAACAATCCGATTAAAAGCAATGAATGGAAGCAATACGAAATTGTTGGAAAAGTAGATGAAGCCGCATCGGGACTGTATCTAGGAGCTTTTATAAAAGGCAAAGGAGGTTTGTTTTTAGATGATGTGCATCTCTATTACAAGGAAAACAATGAATGGATAGAAATACCAATTAAAAACAGTGACTTTGAAGCTAATTCTATTGGGGTAAAAAATGAAGAGACATCATGGACAGGGAGTAGCAAGGGGTATTCATATACTGTTTCCAATACTGAAAGCAAAGAGGGGAAGAATTGTGCAGTTATAACTTATGAAGGGAAGGGTAACAAAGTAAAGGGGAAGGCTCTTTTTGACTCATTTCCCAAATTTGGTGAGCTTATAGAAAAAGAAATTGGAGTGGGTATTTTCTGTCAAATCCCTTTAAATCTATACGGCAATAACGAAAATACTTACCCTAAAAGTAAAACTTTATCATCCTTGCAAAAGCATGTAAAGAACGCTAGCGAAAGCCTGGATTATACTTCCATTTACCTAGGAAATGTTATAAATACCTACAATGTATTTCAACATTTTTACCCATATTTTAATGAAGTGGATGTAGATTGGAATAAGGTTCTGGAAACGGCTTTAGAAAGAAGTTTAAATGACAAGAATGACAGTGATTATCTGATAACCTTGCAAAAATTTACTGCACCATTAAGGGATGGACACATCCATGTTAGCGGTCCTAAAATGGATTATTATGTGCCTCCTATTAAATGGGAGTGGATTGAAGGAAAGTTGGTAATAACCCAAGTGAATGAAGAAGGTTTAGGAATACAAATCGGCGATATAGTAACCAAGGTAAACAACCAATTATCCGAGGATTATTTTAAAGAGATTAATTCCAGAATTTCGGCAGGCACTGAGGGATGGTTAAACTACAGGGCGCAAAGTACCAGTCTTTTTGGTGAAAAGGACGAAGAACTAATTATAGAAGTAAATAGTAAAAATATAGTTCTGAATAAGGATAAAAAGTATGATTATAGGGATAATGATATAGCGATTCAAGAAAACACCTATAAACTCTTGGATGGAAATATATATTATCTCAATCTTGATAAGATTGAGATGGATACCATCAATGCGCTATTACCGCAATTGGAACAGTCAAAAGGTATTATTTGTGATTTAAGGGGTTATCCTAACGGAAACCACGATTTTATCTCCCATCTCTTAAAGAAAAAGGATACTTCTACCGCTTGGATGAGGATTCCTAAAATAATATATCCAGATCACGAAAAAATCATTGGGTATGAGAAGGATGGTTGGGAAATTCAGCCAAAGAAGCCTTATTTAGGAGATAAAAAAGTTGTATTCATTATTGATGGAAGGTCTATAAGTTATGCCGAAAGTTTTATGAGTTTTATTGAAGGATATAAATTGGCTACCATAGTAGGGCAACCAACGGCCGGTACCAATGGCAATATAAATCCGTTTACCCTTTTAAGAAATTTCAATATTAGTTGGACTGGAATGAAAGTAGTAAAACACGATGGGTCTCAACATCATGGTATAGGAATATTGCCAGATATATATGTCAATAAATCAATTGATGGGCTCAAATCAGGAAAAGACGAGTTTTTAGAAAAAGCATTGGAGGTTGTTTTGGAGTGA
- a CDS encoding IS110 family RNA-guided transposase — protein MERKMKLGMDVVNFNAAGIDVGSRSHYVAIGQELDNVREFGVYAEDLTALCQWLMESDVTTVAMESTGDYWQNLYVELISFGFEVVLANGKFTKNAKGKKTDVKDCRWIQKLHTLGLLSGSFLPDLTTEQLRTFCRQRGNWIDLAASATHKMQKYLKLLNFRLDVVVKDVCGLTGMKIIEDICKGNLDPLSLAEHRHYNCRKPKEEIASALHGNNRSDYLFGLQQEFEAYKFFQKKIADCDKKIEHFIKQELKQHPERGKMKTTEKPHKRMNKNAPQIKDLNQIAFRYFDGVDLFAIEGLSHSTILTIMSEIGPEGFNKFGSSKQFTSWLRLAPNNKISGKKILSNRVPKGSNRLKIALRQAANAIGNLKGTHLSDFFRRVAYRKGRHSAVSATARKLAVIIWNMITKKIQYQPPKQYLFLDQKRKLGLVNRIKKQMDKFELKPEDLGFKNNLNISNLI, from the coding sequence ATGGAAAGAAAAATGAAACTCGGCATGGACGTTGTAAATTTCAATGCCGCCGGAATCGACGTGGGCAGCCGCTCCCACTATGTGGCCATTGGCCAAGAACTAGACAATGTAAGGGAATTCGGGGTCTATGCCGAAGATCTCACAGCACTCTGCCAGTGGCTCATGGAATCTGACGTGACCACAGTGGCAATGGAGTCCACTGGAGACTATTGGCAAAACCTGTACGTAGAGCTTATCTCCTTCGGTTTTGAGGTGGTGCTGGCCAATGGAAAGTTCACCAAGAATGCCAAGGGTAAAAAAACAGACGTTAAGGATTGCCGATGGATACAGAAACTCCACACCCTAGGGTTGCTCAGCGGCAGCTTCCTACCAGATCTTACAACCGAACAGTTGAGGACATTCTGTCGCCAAAGGGGAAACTGGATAGATCTGGCCGCTTCGGCTACGCACAAGATGCAGAAGTACCTAAAACTATTGAACTTTAGATTGGACGTAGTGGTCAAGGACGTATGTGGCCTTACAGGCATGAAGATCATTGAGGATATCTGCAAGGGCAACCTTGATCCCCTTAGTCTAGCCGAGCACCGCCACTACAACTGCAGAAAACCAAAAGAAGAAATTGCCAGTGCACTCCACGGCAACAACCGGTCTGACTATCTCTTTGGACTACAACAAGAGTTCGAGGCCTATAAGTTCTTTCAAAAAAAGATTGCGGACTGCGACAAAAAGATCGAACATTTTATAAAGCAAGAACTGAAACAGCATCCTGAGCGCGGGAAAATGAAAACAACTGAAAAGCCGCATAAGAGGATGAACAAAAATGCACCACAGATCAAAGATCTGAACCAAATAGCTTTCCGCTATTTTGACGGGGTTGATCTCTTTGCCATCGAAGGATTGAGCCACTCCACGATATTGACCATTATGAGCGAGATAGGTCCCGAGGGCTTCAATAAGTTCGGCTCATCTAAACAATTTACTTCCTGGCTCAGGCTAGCGCCCAATAATAAGATATCAGGAAAGAAAATACTAAGCAACAGAGTGCCTAAGGGAAGTAACCGGCTAAAGATCGCCCTGCGCCAAGCGGCCAATGCCATAGGCAACCTAAAGGGCACCCATCTATCCGACTTTTTCCGAAGGGTCGCCTACCGCAAGGGAAGGCATTCGGCAGTGAGTGCAACGGCTCGAAAACTCGCAGTAATTATATGGAACATGATCACAAAAAAAATCCAATATCAGCCTCCGAAACAATACTTGTTCCTGGACCAAAAAAGAAAACTCGGACTAGTGAACCGCATTAAAAAACAAATGGATAAATTTGAATTGAAACCAGAGGACCTAGGGTTTAAAAACAACCTGAATATCAGCAACTTAATTTGA
- a CDS encoding helix-turn-helix transcriptional regulator, with protein sequence MSNNFNKEKFEEVVGKTASSWGVNHQKRRAEQSWKQKSAIIALNVLTLLEEKNWSQARLATELKVSAQHISNIVKGRVNFTLESIAKLEAALGNKLFEINLIDRDREARTFEFVKQWIDKELKHKAVKTKTPVTSISLNSLQQVYSTDKRQVPLKQFNSSEVADYNLRPTG encoded by the coding sequence ATGAGCAACAATTTCAACAAAGAAAAATTTGAAGAAGTGGTAGGAAAAACCGCTTCCTCCTGGGGAGTTAATCATCAAAAAAGACGAGCAGAACAGTCTTGGAAGCAAAAAAGTGCGATTATAGCCTTAAACGTGCTTACACTTTTGGAGGAAAAGAACTGGTCGCAGGCGCGTCTTGCGACGGAACTAAAAGTCAGTGCCCAACACATAAGCAATATAGTTAAAGGAAGGGTGAATTTTACCCTGGAAAGTATTGCAAAATTAGAGGCTGCTTTAGGTAATAAATTGTTTGAAATCAATTTGATAGATAGGGATAGGGAAGCCCGTACATTTGAATTTGTTAAGCAATGGATTGACAAGGAGCTTAAGCATAAAGCTGTTAAAACCAAAACTCCTGTTACATCAATTAGTTTAAATTCACTGCAACAGGTTTACAGTACTGACAAAAGGCAAGTGCCCTTAAAGCAGTTCAATAGTTCTGAAGTGGCAGATTACAATTTAAGACCAACCGGCTAA
- a CDS encoding IS91 family transposase produces MSCPDHEVAHVLERNRESLADLCANSWQARTLHALRKCRTAALGGHIDGCDNPTCHKLHLSYNSCRNRHCPKCQGHKKEEWIRAREADLLNVSYFHVVFTLPCELNQLCLYEPKLVYDLLFKTAWGIIGDFGANPKLLGAKMGMVAILHTWGQNLSLHPHLHCIVPGGGITQSGKWKHAKSKGKLGCRTARYLFPVKAMGKVFRARFVAGLRKELGKSKPPSFYESLFRHNWVVYCKRPFFRPSQVVEYLGRYTHKIAISNHRIKSLEDGKVTFMVKDYRQGGKKSILGLPDAEFIRRFSLHILPKGFTRIRHYGILSSYYKRTIIPELQEVVGKPELAETEPLMHRKCPACKKGNLVTIATFPARGPPQHWQEQIKKQLNRPI; encoded by the coding sequence ATGTCCTGTCCCGATCATGAAGTAGCGCACGTATTGGAGCGCAACAGGGAGAGCCTTGCCGATCTTTGTGCCAACAGCTGGCAAGCACGCACCCTGCACGCCCTTCGCAAGTGCCGCACCGCGGCCCTGGGCGGCCACATAGACGGTTGCGACAATCCTACCTGCCATAAGCTCCATCTCAGTTACAACAGCTGCCGCAACCGTCATTGCCCCAAGTGCCAGGGACACAAAAAGGAGGAATGGATCCGGGCAAGGGAGGCAGATCTATTGAACGTTTCTTACTTCCACGTGGTCTTTACCCTGCCCTGTGAACTGAACCAATTATGTCTGTACGAGCCAAAATTGGTGTACGACCTTTTGTTCAAAACGGCCTGGGGCATCATTGGGGATTTTGGTGCCAACCCCAAGCTCTTGGGCGCCAAGATGGGCATGGTCGCCATCCTGCACACCTGGGGCCAGAACCTCTCGTTGCACCCACACCTGCACTGCATCGTTCCCGGGGGCGGGATCACCCAATCCGGCAAATGGAAACATGCCAAAAGCAAGGGAAAGCTTGGCTGCCGAACGGCACGCTACCTGTTCCCTGTAAAGGCAATGGGCAAGGTCTTTAGGGCCCGTTTTGTAGCTGGCCTGCGCAAGGAACTGGGGAAATCAAAGCCCCCTTCATTTTACGAAAGCCTGTTCAGGCACAACTGGGTGGTCTATTGCAAACGTCCATTCTTTAGGCCCTCGCAGGTAGTGGAATACCTGGGGCGCTATACCCATAAGATCGCCATAAGCAACCATCGGATAAAAAGCCTGGAAGATGGAAAAGTAACGTTTATGGTAAAGGATTATCGGCAAGGGGGCAAAAAGTCGATACTCGGCCTGCCCGATGCCGAGTTTATCAGGCGGTTTTCATTGCATATCCTGCCCAAGGGGTTTACCCGTATCAGGCATTACGGCATCTTGAGCAGTTATTATAAGCGAACTATTATCCCAGAATTACAAGAAGTGGTTGGCAAACCAGAGCTTGCGGAAACAGAGCCTTTGATGCACCGCAAGTGTCCGGCCTGCAAGAAAGGCAACCTGGTCACCATCGCGACCTTCCCCGCCCGGGGACCACCGCAACACTGGCAAGAACAAATCAAAAAACAGTTAAACAGGCCCATTTAA
- a CDS encoding tyrosine-type recombinase/integrase, with amino-acid sequence MAHIALHFNCSPLELDEEQILDYLHVLKSQHKTPSDSFFKHTVYGLRYAYRIFGMKEMHVVLPSIERPKKLPVVLNQREIKQLLKTPKLLKHRLILAMLYGCGLRNFELRNLQCRDLDFDRKMVHVRQGKGRKDRYVPLSEMQIRGLKKYFLAENPTTWCFTGNDKTGSPAQLSSQGIQWIVREARKQSGIPKEITAHILRHTYATHLLEMGLDIMSVKDLLGHADIQTTLIYLHVAQSGRQKPFSPLDRLYGNRDVLSRS; translated from the coding sequence TTGGCACACATCGCACTCCATTTTAACTGTAGCCCACTTGAGCTCGATGAGGAACAGATCTTGGACTATCTGCACGTTTTAAAGTCACAGCACAAGACCCCTTCGGACAGTTTTTTCAAGCACACCGTTTATGGTCTTCGCTATGCCTACCGCATCTTCGGGATGAAAGAGATGCACGTGGTGCTCCCGAGCATCGAACGTCCCAAGAAACTCCCCGTTGTGTTGAACCAAAGGGAGATAAAACAACTGCTGAAGACCCCTAAACTGCTCAAGCACCGATTGATACTTGCGATGCTCTATGGTTGTGGGCTCCGCAATTTTGAACTCCGCAACCTACAGTGCAGGGACCTGGACTTTGACCGAAAGATGGTGCACGTGCGCCAGGGCAAAGGACGCAAGGACCGGTATGTTCCCCTGTCCGAGATGCAGATCCGTGGTCTAAAGAAGTACTTCTTGGCGGAAAACCCCACTACCTGGTGCTTTACCGGCAATGATAAAACAGGCAGTCCTGCACAGCTTTCCTCACAGGGAATACAATGGATCGTACGTGAGGCCCGCAAGCAAAGCGGGATCCCAAAGGAGATCACCGCCCATATTCTGCGCCACACTTATGCCACCCATCTCTTGGAAATGGGCCTGGACATTATGAGCGTGAAGGATCTCTTGGGGCATGCGGATATCCAGACTACGCTTATCTACCTTCATGTGGCACAATCGGGTAGGCAAAAGCCATTCAGTCCGCTGGATAGGCTTTATGGCAATAGGGATGTCCTGTCCCGATCATGA
- a CDS encoding YobI family P-loop NTPase encodes MKKLFEFLQPNIHSNSKLVEKESTYDTLSPTILKVEEIKTYISAINEALGDSRNKNIAITGAYGSGKSSILQTYQSINPQEKFLNISLANFKVDKLDPEDSKQTSPEEDSLNRLLELSILQQIFYHVKKSEIPDSRFKRINSLSRNSIINFVLIVLVWLISYTVLFHFPLIEGWFPEIIYSKPLKITAAIIFLTGIGLGLGNLRRVFNNSKINKFNIQSGDFEIDKDIDQSIINKHLDEIIYFFHVTDYRIVIIEDLDRFNNTEIFSKLREINLLLNNSEQIDKSKKPIVFIYAIRDDMFVDRDRVKFFDFIIPIIPIINPSNSGDILLKKLATLDFVRRPSEELVQGISYFIDDMRLLKNIWNEYLTYRNILKESLSQDKLFAIITYKNFYPDDFVALHNNKSDISKIFERRKSFEENLMEQLDNEITNSRNELKEVDRQKINDIDELKKIYIATLFEMNPGSIAFGISGAVFTFNQLNEDENFDKLISTKSILKISSPSIQFDRNYRSYRGDMSNQNEDFNFSNLEKKVNEKLSYENRRKLVNKDYSYRETLISKIAALQEKKKVIKNYDLRQLLIELDAKEILKEYNSNKLLIYIITNGYVDKYYSEYISYFHEVSLTSMDFDFLLALRSGVAFAFDFELKNISNLAEKIESKYFHTRPILNYQLFDFWFANDKYAIQQQSIISLLATDFKERTDFINGIIEHSTEVNNFSKACIAQWNGFWKHLEENSAYTEDLVEIYFKNILIQGEIKDILQQSDNSSLKDYIQNKDGFLTLFPEAKNFIKIEEVIDELQIKFENLSLARNDLMDFIYETNKYKINEHNLKTMMAYKNEKESLSYFDISKSPLKTLKENIEVEIDEYVQNVLLDANELVTEPDKGFINLINHLKLSKDLKVSIIEKFERTIIELDQIKEIEIMDSLIENNKVSPTWPNVLLYFNKYEGVINASFTKFLGRKEVYTVLNKLKLRDTISDKSHRLDLVKNLLINDDLSFEAYTSLLSPTHFIFSEINLDDLSENKVHWVIQNKYAKATKNNFDYLKTNFPDEHIHLAEVQSSDFLREIEAYALDDNDILALLKSQSLNLKEKIIVFQKQVDSSLIERTTGMAEVVSQILVDAKLKTNVEILTNLFATTKSVESRVKLININFIELSNSEIYDLIRQLPEPYKKIPVNYKRPLLLKNDYNRVLAENLERSDLISSYSEDKNGIRIIANYSN; translated from the coding sequence ATGAAGAAATTGTTTGAGTTCCTGCAACCTAACATACATTCCAACTCAAAACTTGTTGAAAAGGAAAGTACCTATGACACTCTTTCGCCTACGATACTTAAGGTTGAAGAAATCAAAACGTATATCTCGGCAATTAATGAAGCACTTGGAGATTCAAGGAATAAGAATATTGCCATAACAGGAGCTTATGGTTCTGGTAAGAGTAGCATACTACAAACTTACCAATCTATCAACCCACAGGAGAAGTTCCTAAATATATCTCTAGCAAATTTTAAGGTAGATAAATTGGATCCCGAGGATTCTAAACAAACGAGTCCAGAAGAGGACAGTCTCAATCGTTTACTTGAGCTAAGTATCCTACAACAGATTTTTTACCACGTAAAAAAAAGTGAAATTCCCGATTCTCGTTTCAAAAGAATTAATTCTCTATCAAGAAATAGCATCATAAATTTTGTTCTTATCGTTTTGGTTTGGTTAATTAGTTATACGGTATTATTTCATTTCCCATTGATTGAAGGATGGTTCCCTGAAATCATTTATAGTAAGCCTCTAAAAATTACTGCGGCTATTATATTTCTAACTGGGATTGGATTAGGACTAGGTAACCTTAGAAGAGTTTTTAACAATTCTAAAATAAATAAATTTAATATCCAAAGTGGCGATTTCGAAATTGATAAGGATATTGATCAGTCAATAATAAACAAACATCTCGATGAAATAATATATTTCTTCCACGTAACCGACTATCGAATAGTAATTATCGAAGATTTAGACAGGTTCAACAACACGGAGATTTTCAGTAAGTTAAGGGAAATAAACTTACTATTAAACAACTCAGAACAAATTGATAAATCGAAAAAGCCAATCGTATTCATCTATGCAATAAGGGATGATATGTTTGTGGATAGAGATAGGGTTAAATTCTTTGATTTTATTATCCCTATTATTCCGATTATAAATCCATCAAATTCGGGTGATATTCTGCTCAAAAAACTAGCTACGTTAGACTTTGTCAGAAGACCTAGCGAAGAATTGGTGCAAGGAATTTCATATTTCATTGATGATATGAGATTACTGAAAAATATTTGGAATGAGTATTTAACATATAGAAACATACTAAAGGAATCTTTATCCCAGGATAAACTATTCGCAATCATCACCTATAAAAACTTCTATCCAGACGACTTTGTCGCCCTACATAATAACAAAAGTGATATTTCAAAAATATTTGAAAGAAGAAAGTCCTTCGAAGAAAATTTAATGGAACAACTCGATAATGAAATAACTAATTCCCGAAATGAACTAAAAGAGGTAGATAGACAGAAAATCAATGACATAGATGAACTAAAAAAAATCTATATAGCCACATTATTTGAAATGAATCCTGGAAGCATTGCATTCGGTATATCTGGAGCTGTCTTCACATTCAACCAATTGAATGAGGATGAAAATTTCGATAAACTAATATCAACAAAATCAATTTTAAAAATATCCAGCCCCTCGATTCAATTTGATCGAAATTACCGAAGCTATAGAGGTGATATGTCAAATCAGAATGAAGATTTTAATTTTTCAAACTTGGAAAAGAAAGTAAATGAAAAATTATCGTACGAAAATAGAAGAAAACTTGTCAATAAAGATTACTCCTACCGAGAAACCCTTATTTCCAAAATCGCAGCGCTTCAAGAGAAAAAGAAAGTTATTAAAAACTATGACCTAAGGCAGCTGTTAATTGAACTTGATGCCAAAGAAATCCTCAAAGAGTACAACTCCAACAAGCTCCTAATTTATATAATAACAAATGGCTATGTTGATAAATATTACTCTGAATATATCTCATATTTTCACGAAGTGAGCCTCACCAGTATGGATTTCGACTTTTTACTTGCATTAAGAAGTGGAGTGGCCTTCGCCTTTGATTTTGAGTTAAAAAACATAAGCAACCTGGCGGAAAAAATAGAATCAAAATATTTTCACACAAGACCAATTCTAAATTACCAACTTTTTGATTTTTGGTTCGCAAACGATAAATACGCAATTCAACAGCAATCTATAATTTCCTTATTGGCTACGGATTTTAAAGAAAGAACAGATTTTATTAACGGAATTATAGAACACTCCACGGAGGTTAATAATTTCTCCAAAGCTTGTATTGCTCAATGGAATGGCTTTTGGAAACATTTAGAAGAGAATTCCGCATACACGGAAGATCTAGTGGAAATATATTTTAAGAACATCCTAATTCAAGGAGAAATAAAGGATATTCTACAACAATCCGATAATTCTTCACTTAAAGATTACATTCAAAACAAAGATGGCTTTTTGACACTTTTCCCAGAAGCCAAAAACTTTATAAAGATTGAAGAGGTAATAGATGAACTGCAAATCAAATTTGAGAATCTTTCTTTGGCGAGAAATGACCTGATGGACTTCATTTATGAGACGAATAAATACAAGATAAATGAGCACAATCTAAAGACTATGATGGCTTACAAAAACGAAAAAGAATCGTTAAGCTACTTTGACATTTCGAAATCTCCTTTAAAAACTCTTAAAGAAAATATTGAAGTAGAAATCGATGAATATGTCCAGAATGTATTATTAGATGCCAATGAATTGGTTACTGAGCCTGATAAAGGCTTTATTAATTTGATTAATCACTTAAAACTATCCAAAGATCTAAAGGTGTCTATAATTGAAAAATTTGAAAGAACTATCATAGAGTTAGATCAAATTAAGGAGATCGAGATTATGGACTCCCTAATAGAGAACAATAAGGTTTCTCCAACTTGGCCAAATGTCTTATTGTATTTTAATAAATACGAAGGTGTAATCAACGCAAGCTTCACGAAGTTTTTAGGAAGAAAAGAAGTTTATACAGTTTTAAACAAATTAAAACTTCGAGACACAATTTCAGATAAATCCCACAGATTAGATTTGGTAAAAAACCTATTAATTAATGATGATTTAAGTTTCGAGGCCTATACGAGTCTTTTGAGCCCTACTCATTTTATATTTTCAGAAATCAACCTTGACGACCTATCCGAAAATAAAGTTCACTGGGTTATTCAAAACAAATATGCGAAGGCGACAAAAAACAATTTTGACTACTTAAAAACAAATTTTCCTGACGAACATATTCATCTTGCCGAAGTTCAGTCTTCAGATTTTCTTAGAGAGATTGAAGCTTATGCCCTTGACGACAATGACATCTTGGCTCTCCTTAAATCTCAGAGCTTAAATCTAAAGGAAAAAATAATTGTATTTCAAAAGCAGGTAGATTCTTCGCTTATAGAACGGACAACTGGAATGGCAGAAGTCGTTTCACAAATATTGGTCGATGCAAAACTAAAAACAAACGTTGAAATTTTGACCAATTTGTTCGCAACCACAAAAAGCGTAGAATCAAGAGTAAAACTTATAAATATTAATTTTATAGAACTGAGTAATTCAGAAATTTATGATCTCATTCGTCAACTGCCAGAACCCTACAAAAAAATACCAGTTAATTACAAAAGGCCTTTACTTCTCAAAAATGATTATAACCGTGTTCTTGCCGAGAATTTAGAAAGGTCCGATCTTATTTCTTCATATAGTGAAGATAAAAACGGAATTAGAATAATTGCCAATTATTCTAATTAA